In Aptenodytes patagonicus chromosome 6, bAptPat1.pri.cur, whole genome shotgun sequence, one genomic interval encodes:
- the UBXN4 gene encoding UBX domain-containing protein 4, with translation MMWFGGSIPAAIAAAKQRSSVFVVFVSGEDEQSTEMAARWEDEKVTEAASDGFVAIKIDTKSEACLQFSQIYPVVCVPSSFFIGDNGIPLEVIAGSVSVEELVTRIHKVKQMHTVKGQPLENGSQSSAPCPSSQSDGAPENTQSRAVEFCDSPESVMTETIRPSADGANLGQASQEAANSSDEQVSDAQPVNDLTLKVERITKKLEERREEKRKEEEQKEIKKEIERRKTGKEMLEYKRRQEEELTKRMLEERNREKAEEKAARERIRQQIAMDRAERAARFAKSKEEAEAAKAAALRAKQAEIEARKEASQKERSAIARIQFRLPDGSSFTNQFPSEARLEEARQFAAQTVGNAYGNFSLATMFPRREFTKEDYGKKLLELELAPSASVVLLPAGRPATSVVQASGGDLWKFLGTILYPLLAVWRFISNFLFTSPPPSQSTVRSAHPQDHSNPSTSSSIEQSRQAVRKRVVEKRGEDFKKEGKIYRLRTQDDGEDENNTWNGNSTQQM, from the exons GTGAGGATGAACAATCTACTGAGATGGCTGCAAGGTGGGAAGATGAGAAGGTGACCGAAGCTGCCTCAGATGGTTTTGTTGCTATTAAAATCGACACCAAAAG tgaAGCATGCCTGCAGTTTTCTCAAATTT ATCCTGTAGTGTGCGTTCCATCCAGTTTTTTTATAGGAGACAATGGAATCCCTTTGGAAGTAATTGCTGGCAGCGTTTCTGTTGAAGAGCTTGTTACCAGAATCCATAAAGTTAAACAG ATGCACACGGTGAAAGGGCAGCCTTTGGAAAATGGAAGTCAATcatctgctccctgtccctcctctCAATCTGATGGTGCTCCAGAAAATACGCAATCCAGAGCAGTAGAGTTTTGTGACTCTCCTGAGTCGGTTATGACTGAGACAATAAGACCTTCTGCTG ATGGAGCAAATTTGGGTCAAGCAAGCCAGGAAGCAGCTAATTCTTCAGATGAGCAAGTGAGTGATGCTCAGCCTGTGAATGATCTTACACTCAAAGTAGAAAG AATAACGAAAAAGCTTGAAGAAAGAcgagaagagaaaaggaaagaagaggaacag aaagaaattaagaaagaaattgaaCGGAGGAAAACTGGTAAAGAAATGTTGGAGTACAAAAGACGACAGGAGGAAGAATTGACAAAACGTATGTTAGAGGAAAGGAACagggaaaaggcagaagagaaggctgcTAGAGAGCGTATAAGGCAACAGATTGCAATg GATCGTGCTGAGAGGGCAGCTCGCTTTGCAAAATCGAAGGAAGAAGCAGAAGCTGCAAAAGCTGCGGCTCTTCGGGCTAAACAGGCTGAAATAGAGGCCAGAAAAGAAGCATCTCAAAAGGAGCGAAG TGCAATAGCCAGGATTCAGTTCCGCCTCCCAGATGGATCTTCCTTTACTAACCAGTTCCCATCTGAAGCACGACTGGAAGAAGCAAGGCAGTTTGCTGCACAG ACGGTTGGTAATGCTTATGGCAATTTTTCACTGGCAACAATGTTTCCCAGAAGGGAGTTTACCAAAGAAGATTACGGAAAGAAATTACTGGAGCTAGAGTTAGCACCCAGCGCTTCAGTAGTGTTGCTGCCG GCGGGAAGACCTGCTACTTCTGTTGTTCAGGCTTCAGGCGGTGATCTGTGGAAGTTCTTGGGCACAATACTTTATCCCCTCTTAGCAGTTTGGAGATTTATTAGCAACTTCCTGTTTACGAGTCCGCCCCCCTCACAGTCTACTGTGAGATCAGCTCATCCGCAAGACCATTCAAATCCCTCAACATCTAGCAGCATTGAGCAAAGCAG GCAAGCAGTCAGGAAACGAGTAGTGGAAAAGCGGGGGGAAGACTtcaaaaaagaaggcaaaatataTAGACTGAGGACTCAAGACGATGGAGAAGATGAAAACAATACTTGGAATGGAAATTCTACACAACAAATGTAG